Proteins encoded by one window of Halomonas sp. SH5A2:
- the pelF gene encoding GT4 family glycosyltransferase PelF has translation MSWPRLEQRDAPADVTLLLEGTYPMVRGGVSAWVDQLIRGLPQLRFALVFLGGSRDHYDGILFERPANVVHLECHYLMEALPAHIAVKASRGRASTFAKVRELHETLRQPAASDQQRALCDVARMIGQRGGLNQEDFLHSQEAWQYIVDHYLEHATEPSFIDYFWSVRNIHAPLFMLAKIANDLPKSRCLHAISTGYAGFLGALAHHIHQRPLVITEHGIYTKERQIDLLEAKWIKTSRDALSHGFQIDTGYIRQMWIRFFQGLGRMAYASAAQITTLHEGNRLRQLQDGASEARTRLIPNGIHIERFAPLRDATADNQAPIVALLGRVTPIKDIKTFIRAMRQLVSQLPDAEGWIVGPDSEDPIYAQECRDLVAQLGVEKNVRFLGFQRTEDILAQVRLVVLTSISEAQPLVVLEALAAGVPVVCSDVGACRELVMGNQDIHQAAGEIVPIANPMATASAMHYLLANPAAWHSARATGIARVEAQYTDILMMERYQQLYKDVMQPSLAASDSSAPAGCPLSTLAAR, from the coding sequence ATGAGTTGGCCGAGACTTGAGCAGCGCGACGCCCCCGCGGATGTCACCTTGCTGCTGGAAGGTACCTATCCCATGGTGCGGGGAGGGGTAAGTGCCTGGGTGGACCAGCTGATCCGTGGCCTGCCCCAGCTTCGTTTTGCACTGGTTTTTCTGGGTGGAAGCCGCGACCATTACGACGGCATCTTGTTTGAACGCCCCGCAAATGTGGTGCATTTAGAGTGCCACTACTTAATGGAGGCTTTACCCGCACATATCGCCGTCAAAGCCAGCCGGGGGCGCGCCAGCACCTTTGCCAAGGTCCGCGAACTTCACGAAACGTTGCGTCAACCAGCGGCCAGTGACCAGCAGCGAGCGCTGTGCGACGTTGCCCGGATGATCGGCCAGCGCGGAGGCTTAAACCAGGAAGACTTTCTCCACAGTCAGGAAGCCTGGCAATACATCGTCGATCACTACCTTGAACATGCCACAGAACCTTCGTTCATTGATTACTTTTGGTCAGTGCGCAATATTCATGCGCCGCTCTTCATGCTGGCGAAAATTGCCAATGACTTGCCAAAAAGCCGCTGCCTGCACGCCATCTCGACCGGCTATGCGGGTTTTTTAGGCGCGCTGGCGCACCATATTCACCAGCGGCCATTAGTGATCACCGAGCACGGTATCTATACCAAAGAGCGTCAAATTGACCTGCTTGAAGCCAAATGGATTAAAACATCACGCGATGCGCTGTCCCACGGCTTTCAGATCGATACCGGCTATATTCGCCAGATGTGGATCCGTTTTTTCCAGGGGCTTGGCCGAATGGCCTACGCCAGTGCCGCGCAAATCACCACGCTCCATGAAGGCAACCGTTTGCGTCAATTGCAGGATGGGGCATCTGAAGCACGTACCCGACTGATCCCCAACGGCATTCACATTGAGCGTTTTGCACCATTGCGCGATGCCACCGCGGATAACCAGGCCCCGATTGTGGCGTTACTGGGTCGCGTCACGCCGATCAAGGATATCAAGACGTTCATCCGCGCTATGCGCCAGTTGGTCAGCCAATTGCCTGACGCCGAGGGTTGGATCGTGGGTCCGGATAGCGAGGACCCGATCTATGCTCAGGAGTGCCGCGACCTGGTGGCACAACTCGGTGTGGAAAAGAACGTCAGATTTCTGGGCTTTCAGCGCACCGAAGACATTCTCGCCCAGGTGCGCTTGGTGGTGCTGACCTCAATTAGCGAAGCGCAGCCGCTGGTGGTGCTTGAAGCCCTGGCAGCTGGCGTACCCGTGGTGTGCAGCGATGTCGGTGCCTGCCGCGAACTGGTCATGGGCAATCAGGATATTCACCAGGCGGCAGGAGAAATCGTACCAATCGCCAACCCCATGGCGACGGCCAGTGCCATGCATTATCTGCTTGCCAACCCGGCGGCATGGCACAGCGCACGCGCCACAGGTATTGCCCGCGTTGAGGCCCAGTACACCGACATTTTAATGATGGAGCGTTATCAGCAACTGTATAAAGATGTCATGCAGCCCTCTTTAGCCGCCAGCGATTCATCGGCACCCGCAGGCTGCCCACTATCAACATTAGCCGCACGTTAA
- a CDS encoding bifunctional glycoside hydrolase 114/ polysaccharide deacetylase family protein, whose protein sequence is MANFIFRGWLLALSMVISALVQAAPASDQPSVAFYYGNDAPTELLSQFDWIVVEAANIDQEQARRLNQHGGQLFAYVSIGELDAWRETNTPIAEHAFVTRNDAWNSQVADLTAPEWQQWLIEEHVRPLWEAGYRGLFLDTLDSYRLFAPDGDAAGRQQDALVDIITRIKRQFPDMRLVLNRGFEILDRVHHDVDGVAAESLYRGWNPSTKVYGEVPADDQEWLYAQLSKVKDAYQLPAIAIDYVPANNRSLARATAERIHAEGFIPWVSVPHLNQMGVGLIEAMPRRVLILFDKAKTEAGELAYTNAHRYLAMPLEYLGYGAEYRDVNEPLPSDILHGRYAGVVTWFNESLMDAPHYAPWLQHQMENGLRAVIVGDPGVPLTGSLGSLMGVREVSGLAASSLTPLEHDDLVDFEGFPHPSPAPQTSYQILDSAITSHLTLSDDRQRRFSPILTGPWGGLASYPWIFEQASETQFRWNLDPFKFLQRALALPEMPIPDATTENGARYWMTQIDGDAFVSRADMPGTPFTGELMLSDILRRYQVPTTVSIIEGEIGPEGLYPGLRATLEPLARRIFSLPWVEVATHTFSHPFEWESLQENDLSGQGQTLANFNYNLPIPGYRFSLRREIEGSSDYINRELAPADKPVKVVLWTGNALPPEKALAIADELGLRNINGGNTSVTQSNPTMTKVSPMLRPLGRYLQVYAPQINENVYTNNMLGPLWGYRRAIETYQLTDLPRRLKPIDIYYHFYSAASPGALRALHQVYEYVLTQETLPLYTSAWSDVATQWYHTGIARRLDGGWQIKGANHMRTLRLPTDLGWPDLERSDGIAGVRDISAGRYIALSGDGSATLYTTTSQPQKPHLRYANGRITDWHASSPGQLSFGLASEKVPLKVELAAVQNCQVSAPGARIDQRENVIQLAFNRADAERIEVRCATR, encoded by the coding sequence GTGGCTAACTTTATTTTCCGTGGCTGGTTATTGGCGCTGAGTATGGTCATCAGTGCTCTGGTACAGGCGGCTCCCGCGTCCGACCAGCCCAGCGTTGCTTTTTATTACGGTAATGACGCCCCTACGGAGTTGCTCTCGCAGTTCGACTGGATTGTTGTCGAGGCGGCAAATATTGATCAAGAGCAGGCGCGGCGACTCAACCAGCATGGGGGTCAGCTTTTTGCCTATGTAAGCATTGGCGAGCTTGATGCATGGCGGGAGACTAATACACCGATTGCTGAACACGCATTTGTCACCCGCAACGATGCCTGGAATAGCCAGGTTGCCGACCTGACCGCCCCAGAATGGCAACAGTGGTTAATCGAGGAGCACGTGCGGCCTTTATGGGAGGCGGGCTACCGGGGACTGTTTCTCGACACCTTGGATAGCTATCGTCTCTTCGCCCCCGATGGAGACGCCGCCGGGCGCCAGCAAGATGCACTGGTAGACATCATTACCCGGATCAAGCGCCAGTTTCCGGATATGCGACTGGTACTGAACCGCGGCTTTGAAATCCTCGACCGCGTTCACCACGATGTGGATGGGGTAGCAGCAGAATCACTTTATCGCGGCTGGAACCCCAGCACCAAGGTCTACGGCGAGGTGCCTGCCGATGACCAGGAGTGGCTGTATGCTCAACTTTCGAAGGTAAAAGATGCGTATCAATTACCCGCCATTGCCATCGATTACGTCCCCGCCAATAACCGTTCGTTAGCGCGTGCTACCGCCGAACGCATTCACGCCGAAGGATTTATTCCCTGGGTCAGTGTGCCGCATCTCAATCAGATGGGCGTCGGGCTGATCGAGGCCATGCCGCGACGCGTGTTGATCTTGTTTGATAAAGCCAAAACGGAAGCTGGCGAGTTAGCGTATACCAACGCCCACCGTTATCTGGCCATGCCCCTTGAGTATCTTGGCTACGGTGCCGAGTATCGCGATGTCAACGAGCCGTTACCCAGCGACATCTTGCATGGCCGCTACGCCGGCGTGGTCACATGGTTTAATGAGTCGCTAATGGATGCCCCGCACTATGCTCCCTGGCTGCAGCACCAAATGGAAAATGGCCTGCGTGCGGTCATCGTCGGTGACCCAGGCGTACCCCTAACGGGTTCGCTGGGCAGTTTGATGGGGGTACGTGAAGTCAGCGGTCTGGCGGCTTCTTCGTTAACACCGCTGGAACATGATGACCTGGTCGATTTCGAGGGATTTCCTCACCCTTCTCCCGCGCCGCAAACCAGCTACCAGATACTCGACAGCGCCATCACCTCGCATCTTACGCTGAGCGATGACCGGCAACGACGCTTTTCACCAATTCTCACCGGACCATGGGGCGGCCTTGCAAGCTACCCGTGGATTTTCGAGCAGGCAAGTGAAACGCAATTTCGCTGGAACCTTGACCCCTTCAAGTTTTTACAGCGCGCTCTGGCACTACCCGAAATGCCGATTCCCGACGCCACCACCGAAAATGGCGCCCGCTACTGGATGACCCAGATTGACGGTGATGCCTTCGTTAGCCGCGCCGACATGCCCGGCACGCCCTTCACCGGCGAGCTGATGCTATCCGACATTTTAAGGCGCTACCAAGTGCCGACTACGGTGTCAATCATCGAAGGGGAAATTGGCCCTGAGGGCCTCTACCCCGGGCTTCGTGCGACGTTAGAACCGCTAGCGCGACGTATTTTCAGCCTGCCCTGGGTCGAGGTGGCAACGCACACCTTTAGCCATCCTTTCGAGTGGGAAAGCCTCCAGGAGAACGACCTGTCCGGCCAAGGCCAGACCCTTGCCAATTTCAATTACAACCTGCCGATTCCCGGCTACCGCTTCTCACTACGACGCGAAATCGAGGGGTCGAGCGACTATATCAACCGTGAGCTGGCACCCGCGGATAAACCGGTCAAAGTCGTTCTGTGGACAGGTAATGCCCTGCCGCCTGAAAAAGCCTTGGCGATTGCCGATGAACTGGGGCTGCGCAACATTAATGGTGGCAACACAAGCGTAACCCAAAGCAACCCGACCATGACCAAGGTATCCCCCATGTTGCGCCCGCTGGGCCGCTACCTTCAGGTTTACGCTCCACAGATCAATGAGAATGTGTATACCAACAACATGTTAGGCCCACTATGGGGCTACCGACGGGCAATCGAGACCTATCAGTTGACCGACCTGCCCCGGCGTTTGAAGCCCATCGATATCTACTATCACTTTTACTCTGCTGCAAGCCCTGGGGCACTACGTGCACTCCACCAAGTATATGAGTATGTACTCACCCAGGAGACATTGCCGCTTTACACAAGCGCCTGGAGCGACGTTGCTACCCAGTGGTACCACACCGGTATCGCGAGGCGATTGGACGGCGGCTGGCAGATCAAAGGGGCTAACCACATGCGCACCCTACGGCTACCCACGGACCTGGGCTGGCCTGACCTTGAGCGCTCTGACGGTATTGCAGGCGTTCGCGACATTTCTGCCGGTCGCTATATCGCACTCTCGGGCGACGGAAGTGCCACGCTCTACACAACGACTAGTCAACCGCAAAAACCCCACCTCCGCTATGCCAACGGGCGTATCACTGATTGGCACGCAAGCTCGCCCGGGCAGCTCAGCTTTGGCCTTGCCTCCGAAAAAGTGCCCTTGAAGGTTGAACTTGCCGCCGTGCAAAACTGCCAAGTCTCGGCGCCTGGGGCGCGCATTGATCAGCGCGAGAACGTCATCCAGCTAGCCTTTAACCGCGCTGATGCTGAGCGTATCGAGGTGCGTTGTGCAACGCGCTAA
- a CDS encoding tetratricopeptide repeat protein: MQRANPKATTVLRQRRLIRPLTLRLMALAIALMLVLLFPAHHLLTLESSDSMPSRISLLYSQALLNANPDNVELRVNLASKLLQVGDAPLARSILMPLQDADDMAIQWLRLSIEWQLLAAITPEQPGRKQAIQQFQALLQTFQTNTRLPAEYLERMADYWLAIEHPSQAATIYERLADQQIDRQYHWLSLAGYWWLRAGYPERSAAAWHRAYRVAETPRVTLGWLSWLIAPAHAQGEDSAESPRRAAALEALRAAQQSQRGDGVEYAREYLAAFPNDRELLDLGIRLALAHNQPQQALGWSQRLIEQQPDIANLERHVSIALGLNELASALEALNQLRRQAPDNDAYLEQLTQTLQWSGDAARALQNAEQLARQTGEERHNRWVISLALSVRERSAAIGALSRLESQGQLTLEDRRLWADLLEELGDPDAAIAQIQAWQAAGIHDQALGVRLATWLEQTGRLDEAADSWAALSARYGSQPDFIQAQHQLMNQNWQLDSALQLLGPPTNGISSGTNNDKQRAELAWQLGDRLASLAAYRALFEQDALDAEGASRLIQMAGDNDNLDLAMRVTEHRWSQARDGDALIQMFYLAQRDRNPALSQALLAMAEQAPDTFEQSSDYWAVVAQQALLQQEPDESVDAYQRALERSPQDPSLRAGMLYALIASGNEAILRERLTEWQEQAAQTPGMMSAMADAQRFLGNLDQALVWYGLASDAGVLDAWQQLYHADALSQRGEEALAFNMRLAAFEELSPTFSSSLTAPMNEAQRRDHTQAMALVADQNGPDSVRGWYHQVVTNAFADTPPKLSDSEWLFGAHMVMQQPIHARYLLLRAQSQGYVSPAWQTLAVALEKNDRDTLKQLPDSDAGRALSATDRLAIMRQLDRRQAAWTLAEQLTASGMDRRRDVVELAADMPHRLATSAEYRRLGDLDIASQGVLYQRSGERLWGQLELVQRRLDSQDDTVDSQGIRDEQAAELTLGRNGPRLDTELSLGQLNTDRHNRIYGGVSQRWQATSRLAGTLYGEISHVSDINDSLRLLAVEDQVGARLEWTPTARDTLKLDASHVNLRSRETRHTLGDGYRVDAELRHALLKGATRQLDLSLLANHADYSIDRLPDDIRQRLPANFQADDLLSDQSSFVGVGVALRRGDPTSISPLQASPSFEVALEAGYQLPEKDIGLNARFALGSRLFGNDSLSLSIEADQGTGNDGDTNLGVSLTYQYFLGH, from the coding sequence GTGCAACGCGCTAACCCCAAAGCGACCACCGTGCTGCGCCAACGGCGATTGATCCGCCCGTTGACGCTGCGCCTGATGGCATTGGCCATTGCACTTATGCTGGTGCTGCTGTTTCCTGCCCACCACCTGCTGACACTTGAAAGCAGCGACAGCATGCCGAGTCGTATTTCACTGCTCTACTCCCAGGCGCTGCTCAATGCCAACCCTGATAACGTTGAGCTGCGCGTCAACCTGGCAAGCAAACTGCTCCAAGTGGGCGACGCGCCGCTTGCCCGTTCCATCCTGATGCCACTGCAAGACGCCGACGACATGGCGATTCAATGGTTACGGCTATCCATTGAGTGGCAATTGCTTGCGGCGATCACGCCAGAACAGCCAGGCCGTAAGCAAGCCATTCAGCAGTTTCAGGCGCTTCTCCAGACGTTTCAAACCAACACCCGCCTGCCTGCAGAGTATCTGGAGCGCATGGCGGACTATTGGCTCGCCATCGAGCATCCCTCACAGGCTGCCACGATTTACGAGCGTCTCGCTGATCAGCAAATTGACCGTCAGTATCATTGGCTGTCACTGGCCGGTTATTGGTGGCTACGTGCCGGCTATCCCGAGCGCTCGGCCGCCGCATGGCACCGCGCTTATCGGGTCGCGGAAACCCCCAGGGTGACTCTGGGCTGGCTTTCCTGGCTGATTGCCCCAGCGCACGCCCAAGGCGAGGATAGCGCCGAATCACCGCGTCGGGCAGCGGCGCTGGAGGCCTTGCGCGCTGCCCAACAGAGCCAGCGGGGTGATGGTGTCGAATATGCCCGCGAATACCTCGCCGCGTTTCCCAACGACCGCGAACTGCTCGACCTGGGTATTCGCCTCGCACTTGCCCACAACCAGCCTCAGCAGGCACTTGGCTGGTCGCAGCGGTTGATTGAACAACAACCGGACATTGCAAACCTGGAACGCCATGTGAGCATCGCGCTGGGCCTCAACGAATTAGCCAGCGCTCTGGAAGCACTCAATCAGCTGCGCCGCCAAGCCCCCGACAATGACGCTTACCTGGAGCAACTGACCCAAACCCTGCAGTGGTCCGGCGATGCCGCTCGCGCACTGCAAAATGCTGAGCAACTTGCTCGCCAAACCGGCGAGGAACGCCATAATCGCTGGGTCATTTCGTTGGCACTTAGTGTCCGAGAGCGGTCTGCGGCCATAGGCGCCCTGAGCCGCCTGGAAAGCCAAGGCCAGCTGACGCTTGAAGACCGCCGCTTATGGGCCGACCTGCTTGAAGAATTGGGTGACCCCGACGCCGCGATTGCGCAGATTCAAGCTTGGCAGGCGGCCGGCATTCACGATCAAGCGTTAGGCGTTCGCCTGGCCACCTGGCTTGAACAGACCGGACGCCTGGATGAAGCGGCTGACAGTTGGGCAGCCCTCAGTGCCCGCTACGGGTCGCAGCCTGATTTTATCCAGGCCCAGCACCAGTTGATGAATCAAAACTGGCAGCTGGACAGTGCCCTGCAACTATTAGGCCCGCCCACAAACGGCATTAGCTCAGGCACCAACAATGACAAGCAACGCGCCGAGCTTGCCTGGCAGTTGGGCGATCGCCTAGCCAGTTTGGCCGCCTATCGTGCCCTTTTTGAGCAGGATGCCCTGGACGCCGAAGGCGCCTCTAGGCTCATCCAAATGGCTGGCGATAACGACAACCTCGACCTTGCCATGCGGGTAACCGAGCACCGCTGGTCACAGGCGCGCGATGGCGATGCCCTGATCCAAATGTTCTATCTGGCTCAGCGCGACCGCAATCCGGCCTTGTCCCAGGCGCTGCTTGCCATGGCGGAACAGGCCCCTGACACATTCGAGCAATCGTCGGATTATTGGGCCGTGGTGGCCCAGCAGGCACTGCTTCAGCAAGAACCTGACGAATCGGTCGACGCTTACCAACGGGCGTTGGAACGCTCACCTCAGGACCCAAGCCTGCGCGCCGGCATGCTCTACGCGCTCATCGCTTCAGGCAATGAAGCGATATTGCGAGAGCGCCTCACAGAGTGGCAGGAGCAGGCCGCTCAAACCCCCGGCATGATGAGCGCCATGGCCGACGCCCAACGTTTTTTAGGCAATCTTGATCAAGCGCTTGTCTGGTATGGCTTGGCCAGTGACGCGGGCGTACTGGATGCATGGCAGCAACTCTATCACGCCGACGCCCTCAGTCAGCGCGGTGAAGAAGCGCTAGCATTTAACATGCGCTTAGCCGCCTTCGAAGAGCTTTCCCCAACGTTCAGCTCATCGCTAACGGCGCCTATGAACGAAGCGCAACGTCGTGATCACACCCAGGCCATGGCACTGGTAGCCGATCAGAATGGCCCTGACAGCGTGCGCGGCTGGTACCACCAGGTCGTGACAAATGCCTTTGCGGATACACCCCCCAAGCTCAGTGATAGTGAGTGGCTGTTCGGTGCACACATGGTCATGCAGCAGCCCATTCACGCCCGCTATCTATTGCTCCGCGCGCAGTCACAAGGGTATGTCAGCCCCGCCTGGCAAACACTGGCCGTGGCCTTGGAGAAGAACGATCGCGACACGCTGAAACAGTTGCCGGATAGCGATGCGGGTCGCGCACTATCTGCCACCGACCGCTTAGCGATCATGCGCCAGCTTGACCGTCGACAAGCAGCCTGGACGCTCGCCGAACAGCTCACCGCCTCCGGGATGGACCGACGTCGGGATGTCGTCGAATTAGCCGCCGACATGCCTCACCGACTGGCCACTTCCGCTGAATATCGACGCTTGGGCGACCTGGATATCGCCTCACAAGGCGTGTTGTATCAGCGGAGCGGAGAGCGCCTATGGGGCCAGCTTGAACTGGTGCAGCGTCGTCTAGACAGCCAGGATGACACTGTCGATAGCCAAGGCATTCGCGATGAACAAGCCGCTGAACTGACGCTGGGCAGGAACGGCCCGCGCCTTGATACCGAGCTATCGCTGGGCCAGCTAAACACTGACCGTCATAACCGGATTTACGGTGGCGTATCCCAACGCTGGCAGGCCACCTCACGCCTGGCCGGCACACTATACGGCGAAATAAGCCACGTGTCTGATATCAACGACTCCCTGCGGCTGCTAGCCGTCGAAGACCAGGTCGGTGCGCGACTGGAATGGACCCCTACCGCCCGAGACACCCTGAAGCTGGACGCTAGCCACGTGAATCTACGCAGCCGCGAAACCCGGCATACATTGGGCGATGGCTATCGGGTGGACGCCGAACTGCGCCATGCGTTGCTGAAAGGGGCCACGCGCCAGCTGGATCTCAGCTTGTTGGCCAATCATGCCGACTATTCCATCGATCGGCTGCCTGATGATATCCGCCAGCGGCTACCCGCCAATTTTCAAGCTGATGACTTGCTCTCCGATCAATCGAGCTTTGTCGGGGTCGGCGTTGCACTGCGACGCGGGGACCCGACCAGCATTTCACCTTTGCAGGCTTCGCCGAGTTTCGAGGTGGCCTTGGAAGCGGGCTATCAGTTACCCGAAAAAGATATCGGCCTTAACGCCCGTTTTGCCTTGGGTAGCCGACTTTTCGGCAACGATTCACTCAGCCTGAGCATCGAGGCTGACCAGGGAACGGGGAATGATGGCGACACCAACCTTGGCGTTTCACTGACGTATCAATACTTCCTGGGGCACTGA
- the pelG gene encoding exopolysaccharide Pel transporter PelG, producing the protein MAGIGFELRRLLRQDSYFSLLRAYGYAGLISSGPWVLSILAVMALGILSAAANPSNTTHVTAFLVSVTWLVAGSLLLTSLVQLLFTRFVADRLFEKRDVTILPNVMGLLTLVMLIAAAVGSALLWWTFGQTPWLYQLEMLVSFVALCMIWCVTVFVAGVKAYRQVLLAFACGYGATFIGGVLLKDYGLEGLLGGFVIGQSLLLFMLLAMVIRHYPSDRLWDFELHRAGQCQRSLIAIGLFYQAGIWADKLVFWFNPATSEPIIGPLRASPIYDLPIFLAYLSIVPGMAVFIMRMETDFAERCHAYYDAIRGGDTLGHIETLRGEMVASVRHGIYDIFKVQGITVAGLLLSGPLLFSWLGFSHWYLPLFNIDIVAVGIQVLLMAILNVLFYLDRLKPALWLCLLFLLSNLILTLLSQLLGPVFYGYGYALSLLFTTLVGLAVLDHEFEQLTYQTFMLQPSKG; encoded by the coding sequence ATGGCCGGCATTGGTTTTGAACTGCGGCGGTTGCTACGTCAGGATAGCTATTTCAGCCTGTTGCGTGCTTATGGCTATGCGGGATTGATCAGCTCAGGCCCATGGGTGCTGTCCATTCTGGCGGTCATGGCGCTGGGCATCTTATCTGCGGCAGCAAACCCTTCCAACACCACGCATGTGACAGCGTTTCTAGTATCTGTCACCTGGCTCGTCGCCGGATCTCTGCTGCTGACGTCACTGGTGCAGTTGTTGTTTACTCGCTTTGTTGCCGACCGGCTGTTTGAAAAGCGCGATGTCACGATCCTGCCCAACGTGATGGGGCTGCTGACACTGGTCATGCTTATAGCCGCCGCCGTCGGTAGCGCTCTGCTGTGGTGGACCTTCGGACAGACACCCTGGCTCTATCAACTGGAAATGCTGGTCAGCTTTGTGGCGCTGTGCATGATCTGGTGCGTCACCGTGTTTGTCGCGGGGGTCAAAGCTTATCGGCAGGTGCTGCTGGCATTTGCGTGCGGCTATGGGGCCACGTTTATTGGCGGTGTACTGCTCAAAGATTACGGGCTTGAGGGCCTGCTGGGTGGCTTTGTGATCGGCCAAAGCCTGCTACTTTTCATGCTGCTGGCCATGGTGATTCGCCATTACCCCAGTGATCGACTCTGGGATTTCGAGTTGCATCGTGCCGGGCAGTGCCAGCGTTCGTTGATCGCCATCGGGCTGTTCTATCAGGCCGGTATTTGGGCGGACAAGCTGGTGTTCTGGTTCAACCCGGCCACCTCCGAGCCCATTATTGGCCCGCTGCGCGCCTCGCCGATTTACGACCTGCCCATCTTTCTGGCCTATCTTTCCATCGTGCCGGGCATGGCAGTGTTCATCATGCGCATGGAAACCGACTTTGCCGAGCGGTGCCATGCCTATTACGACGCTATTCGGGGCGGGGATACACTGGGGCATATCGAGACACTGCGCGGCGAAATGGTCGCCAGCGTTCGTCACGGTATCTACGATATTTTCAAAGTACAGGGCATCACAGTGGCCGGGCTGTTACTCAGTGGTCCGCTATTATTTTCCTGGCTGGGTTTTTCCCACTGGTACTTGCCACTGTTTAATATCGATATTGTGGCCGTGGGAATCCAAGTACTGCTGATGGCCATCCTGAACGTGCTGTTCTATCTCGACCGACTCAAACCGGCATTATGGCTCTGCCTGCTCTTCTTGTTGAGCAACCTGATACTCACGCTACTCAGCCAACTACTGGGCCCGGTCTTCTACGGTTACGGGTACGCACTATCGCTGCTTTTCACCACCTTGGTTGGCTTGGCGGTGCTGGACCACGAGTTCGAGCAGTTGACCTACCAGACGTTTATGCTGCAACCCAGCAAGGGCTAA
- a CDS encoding PelD GGDEF domain-containing protein produces MTPSIDELQPTLPSRGLRLLEACAITLAFPVIGWLINPDDPLLLGSGLTWLLAIAPLLVGMRYGFALGFSSGLVSVMLMGFEGWWYHGDLLSDASQRLPVAIALILVGMVAGEMADTWRRRLQQMTVVHRAQSMRLEEFIRHYQLLRVSHDQLAERLAANPFTLRDALKALEAKYRALTPGGDMLRQHGSELLSFLALHARVQQAALIPVSRQQQLQPQSAIWFGGEIALSWHDPMLLACLEQRRMICLKSAMDQGINIDAAPLLAVVPLIDIEQRIYAVVAITAMPFIDFHRGHLHLLAVLGAQLGDLLQQAQHTLQGESTDHRALVAQWVRHARDHQLTSLLIAIDFSAQLSDIQITSAIDSIVSEQRGLDRSWVTQKSDHSQRLYVLLPLTKQGAFTIYAERLKETMAAQPGIGEACQHIVISCQVIDGRRSAKKLLLAKSRPEVSHAHA; encoded by the coding sequence ATGACCCCATCTATTGATGAACTTCAGCCGACCCTGCCCTCCCGTGGTTTACGCCTGCTAGAGGCCTGCGCGATCACCCTCGCGTTTCCAGTTATCGGCTGGCTGATCAACCCCGATGACCCCCTGCTACTGGGCAGTGGCTTAACCTGGTTATTGGCAATCGCCCCCTTGCTGGTGGGCATGCGATACGGCTTCGCGCTGGGTTTCAGTAGTGGTTTGGTTAGCGTCATGCTGATGGGTTTCGAGGGTTGGTGGTACCACGGTGATCTGCTCAGCGACGCGTCACAGCGTCTGCCGGTTGCCATCGCGCTGATATTGGTAGGCATGGTGGCAGGTGAAATGGCCGATACCTGGCGCCGGCGTTTACAGCAAATGACGGTTGTCCACCGCGCGCAGTCGATGCGACTGGAGGAATTTATCCGCCACTATCAGCTACTGCGCGTTTCCCACGACCAACTGGCAGAACGCCTGGCGGCCAATCCCTTCACTCTGCGCGATGCCCTGAAAGCCTTGGAAGCAAAATATCGGGCGCTGACGCCTGGAGGCGATATGCTCAGGCAACACGGCAGCGAACTGCTGAGTTTCCTGGCGCTACATGCCCGGGTCCAACAGGCAGCGTTGATACCCGTGAGTCGCCAACAGCAATTACAGCCACAGTCTGCCATCTGGTTCGGCGGCGAGATAGCTCTCTCATGGCATGACCCAATGCTGTTAGCCTGTCTTGAACAGCGCCGCATGATCTGCCTGAAAAGCGCCATGGATCAGGGTATTAACATTGATGCCGCACCGCTGCTTGCCGTCGTACCGCTCATTGATATCGAGCAACGTATCTACGCTGTCGTGGCGATCACCGCCATGCCCTTCATCGATTTTCATCGTGGCCACTTACACCTGCTGGCCGTATTGGGAGCCCAGTTGGGTGATCTGTTGCAACAGGCCCAACACACACTGCAGGGAGAAAGCACTGACCATCGCGCCCTCGTCGCCCAATGGGTTCGACACGCCCGCGACCATCAACTGACCTCACTGCTAATCGCCATTGATTTCTCAGCCCAGCTCAGCGATATCCAGATAACCTCCGCCATCGATAGTATTGTCAGCGAGCAACGCGGCCTCGACCGTAGCTGGGTCACTCAAAAAAGTGACCATTCGCAGCGACTCTACGTGCTGCTGCCGCTAACCAAGCAGGGCGCCTTTACGATTTATGCCGAGCGGTTAAAAGAAACAATGGCCGCACAGCCGGGTATCGGTGAAGCCTGCCAACACATTGTTATCAGCTGCCAGGTGATTGACGGTCGTCGGTCGGCCAAAAAACTGCTCTTGGCCAAGTCTCGCCCCGAGGTTAGCCATGCTCATGCATAG